The Lebetimonas natsushimae genomic sequence GACCGTCAACCACACCTTGTTGAAGTGCTGAATATACTTCACTAAATGGTAATACCACAGGGATTGCTCCAAGGGCTCTGAATTGTTCAATCAATACTTTTGAACTCATTACCCTAAATTTAAGTCCTTTGCAGTCTTCAGGTTTAATTAAAGGTCTTTTTGAATCACTTATTTGTTTAAATCCATTATCCCAGTAACCAAGAGCAACGTAACCTTTTTTTGTAACCATATCCAAAAGTTTTTTTCCAACTTCTCCATCTAATACTTTATGTAAATGATTTTCATCTTTAAATAAGAATGGTAAATCAAATAATGCAAGTTGAGGGACAAGTCCTGTAAATTTTGAAAAACTTGGAGCTGCCATTTGCACAGCATTGAATTTCATTTTTCTAAGTACCACTTTATCTCCACAGAGTTGAGCATTTGGGTAGACTTCAACTTTTATTTTTCCGTGGGATAATTCTTCTACTCTTTTTGCAAAATAATCAGCTGCTTTTCCTTTTGGTGTATTTGGTGATACTACATGAGAAAATTTAATTACATAATCAGCCGCGGTTGCCAAACTTGCAATTAAAGCTGCGCTTAATAATCCTTTTAGTAATTTCATACTTACTCCTTTTTTTTATTTATTATATCACTATTAATTTTTATGTAATGTTTTATGAAGATAAATTCAATATTTTGTTACTTTGTGTAACAAAGTTTGTATAAATATTGACAAAAAGAATTTATTTTTTTATAATTTCACTCCTGCAAATGGTGAGGTAGCTCAGCTGGCTAGAGCGCCGGTCTCATAAGCCGGAGGTCGAGAGTTCAAGTCTCTCCCTCACTACCACTGAAATCCCCATAAATTCAGTGTTCTGATAAGCTGAAAACCTTGAAGGTGTCCCCTTGGGTGTCCCTTTGTAAGCCGTTTTTAAATAAAATTAAATTTAATTGCTGTGTAGGTGTCCCTCTGATTCATATATTATTTTGTTTGATTATTGTTCAGTTCTGTTTGTTTTTGATTTATAAATATGGAGCCGATGAGGTGCTTTTAATAGTTATATCTATTTTTCCATTTTTCAAAATATTTTCTAAAGTTTGGATTTTCAAGCAGCAGTTCTTCAATTATTGCACCTAAACTTTTATTTTTTTCCGCTTTTATAAATTCTAAGGTTGAAATTATGCTTAATCTGAGCAGCGGTCTGATTTGGGCTTTTGTTTCTTTCACTATGCACCTTTTTAATTGAAGTAATTTAATTATACTATAAATACCTTGTAAGGGCAGGGAATAAGCAGGTAAGTATAAGCAGGAATTCAAGCAAGAAGGCAGGTTTTAAAATTAAAAATTATTCCGTTGACTTGTTTAGTTTGCTTGTAAGTGAAGTTTAGTTTGTTTAATTTTATTTAGTTTTGTAAACTTTAAAACTTTGGAAACTTTTGGAAACTTTTTACTGTTTGGTTTTTGTCTGGTTTAGTTTTGTTTCTGTTCGGTTTCGGCTTCTAATCTCTTAATATATTTTCTTATACTGTGTTCTGATTTATTAAATTCTCTTGCAAGCAGTTTTATTATCTCTTTACCGGGTAAATGACTTTTAAGCTGCAGGTATCTTTTATTTATCCTGTAGTGTTGTATCGTCTGCTTATTGACATATATCCTAAATCCTTCAAGTCTTTCAAGCAGTAGGTATATATCACTTTCTTTTATTCCCAGTTCCTCTAAATTACCGATTAAATAATCAAGGGTAACATCTATTACCACTAAAAGCCTTTTTTTTCTTAATTGTAGAAAGTGAAAAGGTTGTTTTTTGACAAAAAAGGGTTATTGATAATAAAAAGCGGGGTTTTTAGTAATGTTTCCTTTTTGTTGCCTTTTATGAATCTTGTTTCCTTTTGTTTCCTTTGTTGCTTTTTGTTTCCTTTTACTCCGGAACTGTTGCCTTTTAATGGGTAATAACTTTCGGGGTTGCTTTTCTTTTAAGCAGCAGGCTTTAAAGCACGGTATAAGCGGGGATTTAAGCAGGTTGGAAGTGTTTTATTTGTTTTTATTTTGTTCTTTTATTGCAAGTTCCAATTTGTCAAGTTGTTTTTCAATTTTCTTTTCTAACTTTTTAAGTTCTTTATCCAATATTCCCAAACTTCTTTTTATATCTGTAACAATCATTTCTTGAATGTCATCTTTTGGATTAACATTCTTTAGTATTTTCTCTAACTGCTTATTAAGACTAAAAAATTTCTTTTTTTGTTCTTTATTCATTTCATTTAAATGCCCGTTTAAAAAATCAATTTCACTCGGCATAAATATAATTTCATCTTCAAAAGAGTCTAAATCAAAAAATTCTATGTCTATTTCATAATTTTTTAAAACTTTATCAATATCTCTCATTTTTGTTTTTCCTTTTTAAAATTATAAACTTTTAAGCCTGTAAAGAAAAGCTATTATAAAAATAAAAAAGGCAGTTTTGTTTTCATACCCCCACCCCTTCAAAATTGGTTTTTGTTTTTTCGTGACTTGACCGCCGACTGACTGCCTTTGCCTGCATAATTTCAAACCCGCCCTTATACCTGTAAGTAGGATTATTTGAAAAGCTGAGAGTGAGTTCCAATTCTGATAAGTATTAAGTCTTTATCTGTTTTGATATAAATAACCAATAAATCACCACCTACATGAAACTCTCTTGTATCACTCCATTCACCAGTTAAAAAATGGTCTCTTGCTTCTGCCGGTAGTTCCTTATTATTTAGCAGCAGGGATATATAATTTATAAATTTTTGAAATTGAGTATCTGTTATTTTGATTTTATTAAAATCTTTTATAAACTGCTTGTGTCTCTTAAGAGTTAGCATTATTCATTCTCTTAAGCTCATCTAAGCTGATATTTTCTACATTTTTACCTGCTCTTGCTTCTTTAATGGCTTTTTGTGTAGTTTCGTTTGGAATTTTAACTTCAAAAGGCAGTCCTTTATGTTTTACAATCATTGCAGTGAAAATATTGACAGCTTCTGAATAACTTAAGCCAAGATTTTTAAGTATTTCTTTTGCTTGTTGAAAATACTCTTTTTCAATTCTGATACTTGTTTGAGTTTTCATATTAAGCCTTTTTTTTATTATTATACACCATTTGGGATACAAAAGCAAGATTAAAGATTTAATGGAATTAAGCAGGTAAAATATGCTTCTAATTCGCTCTTAAACGGCTTGTAATTGCTTTTTAAAGCAGGACAGGTATATTTATATCTTTTGAATATTTTTTGCTTTATAGGGCTTATTTTTTAAGCTGATACAAAAACTTTTTGCAGCAGGTTAATAGCCTGTAAAGAAAAGCAAAAGTTAAGTAAAATTAACTAAATCGGTTAATTTGGTTAATTCTTGCAAATTACGATAATATCGGGCTTTTAAGCAGGTTTTAAATGAAAAAGTTAAGTAAATTAACTAACCTTTAGAAGTTTGTATCTAACTCGATTTTGGGCGCTCGATTCCCTGTAGTCCGCACCTTTTGGAAGGACCCGAAGACTTAAAACAGATACGAAAACTTTTTGCAGCAGCTTAATAGTTTAATGCCTTTTTATCTGTCTGCTTTTAGATGTGTGAGATGTGTTTCAAAATATGTTCTAATTTGCTCTTTAGAGGCTCTACAATTAACGATAATCATTTTTGAATACAAAACATGCTTGAAATAATAAAAAAGCTTTTATATCGCTTCTAAATGAAGTATCAAACCTCAACTTGTATTTTTTCCTCTAATTGAGAGATTATTTCATCTAAGCTGTCAGTTATTTTTAATTTGTTGAGATAGTTGTTGTGTAAATTTACGATACCTTTTATACTGCTATATGTTTCTAAGTCAATATTCTTATCTTCTTCACTTATAAGCAAACCATATAATAGTTTTTTTATAAAAAGTGAATAAGGAAGGGTATCTAACGAGTTGCTTATTAGGATATGTCTAATACCTTTATTTGATGTAGTTATTCCTTCTGTAGTAAGTTCATAGCCTTTAGATTGGAGATATTTTTTCATCAATAATAAATGGTATTCTATCTCAACTAAATGATGTAGCTGTCCATTAAAATCTTTAAAAAATCCTAAGTAATTGATTTTTTTGTTTGCTATATAATAAGCATAATCATAAAAATAGCATTGTTTTAAAAATTCAGTATATAAAATATAATTTACAGCCTTCATTTCTTCTTCATCATAAATAAGTTCTAATTGTTCTATAATTGCTTCGCTTTCAACTATAAGCTGGTCTATGCTTTTAATGGTGTATTTTGGATTAGCAAGAGTTTCTAAAAATTTTAGAGTATCTACACCATCATTAGTTGCTTTATACACTCTTGTATATATTGCCCTTAAGAGTTGTTTCTCTGTATAGCCTTTCTTTAATATTCCCTTATAGGTGTTGTAATAGTCTTTTACAGGAAACTTTGGTAGTCTGTAACGGGTAAATAAGTCCTGCAAGTTTGAAATAACCCTTAGAAGTGTTTTTTCAAAATCAGAGAGGGAGCCTATATATATAGAATTCCTCCTATTTTTACTATCTATATTTTTATTATCTATATTTAACATACTATTACTCATTTTAGAATGATACCCCTTATCATTTTTAAGTGATACCCCCTTATCATTTTGAAATGATACCCCTTGTATGTTTTGAGTGATAAGGTTATCATTTTCAAGTGATACCCTAAAATAAACTTTATTACCATTTTCTTTTAAAAATATCTTATCTAATAAGCCAAGTTTAACTAATTTATTTATATGACTTCCGATAACCTGTGATATATTTTTAGCTTTTATATTCAAAAAAGGATTATCCTCCAGTATTTTTTTATAAGATATATATGTAAACTCTTTATCATCTATTACGATACGATTATTTTTTATCTTTACATTATCAGAGAGGCAAAACTGAGCTATATATTCAAAAATAACCAAGTCTTTTAAATCAAGCCATATTTGTTGCTCTTTTGGCTTATCTTTGTTATAATGTTGCAGGAACTCATAAAAGGCTTTTTGCCTTATTGTGACATACTCTCTCATCAATTTTCCCTTTTTATGCTATATTTAATTAATTGCTGAGGTGTAGGGCATTTTTACTGCAGTTAATACCCAAATACCTGCAGGCAAGTTTTAAAGCCTCAGAGGGGCTTTTAGCTCTGATTACTATGGCTCTTTTACCTGCTTCTATTTGATAGACATTTTCGTTTATTTCTATTACTTTTAAGTCATTAGCAGTAAGTTTTTTCATAGCTATCCTTTATCCTGCCTGTGTTGAGTTTGTAAGCTGGTTATTGTTTGCTGGTAAGGCTAAATTTTTGGTAGAATTATCTTTAGAGAACAGTTCCAATAAAAATTCTCTGCCTTTTTGCGTCCAGTGTCTATCATATATTACCGCTCCATTAGGCAGTATTTTTTGTTTAAGGCTGGTATAGCCTAAGTCTGCATATTTCGCACTTAATACCCAGCTTTTATTAACTTTATATTGAATGCCTTTTTCCTGTAGCTTTTTATTTAATTCAATTGCACTTTTAAAGCCAAGCTCTTTTGCTATTTCTGTAGCTGTGTAGGTTTTTCCTGTATGGGTTAATATATTTACTTTTTGCTCTAATGCTTTTCTTTTTTCCTGCTCCTGTGCGTATGCTTCTAAAATCTTAATAGCGTTTCTCGGGTCTGCTAACATTTGCTGCAGAGTTTCTGCTGTTGCATACATACCAGTTTTTCTTATAGCTGGTAATACTTCCTCAGTAACCCAGTCTTGAAACTTAATTGCTTCTTTTTTTCTGCTTTGAAGAATTAGTCTATAAAGATTTGGCTCATTAATAAAAGTTATTTTTTGAATACCGCCATTTGTAAGGGTGTCAGTAGTAATGACGCCCTTTTCTTTAAGCCTTGTTTTAGCTTGCCTTGGATTTTTTATATCTAAAGCCCTGCATACATCAACTAAAGCAAACCATATTTCGCCTCTTTCATCTTTTGTTACTCTAACTGCTCCAAATTCCCCGTTAAAAGTTTGCAAGTTCATTTTATTACCTCCTCTTTAGTTTTATTTGCTTTTTCAAAATCAATTTTCACATTGTTGTGAATAAGATTATCCACAGCTTCTTTAAAATAGTTCCTGCTGCTGAATATCCATAAATGCTTAAGCTCTAATAAACTGACACCCAGCTTTGCCCTTATTTCTGTATCTGAATAAATTGGAGCTTGTAAGAATTTAGCTCCTAAATAGCGATTAATTTCATTCTTGAGGCTCATTTTTAAGCCTTATAACGGTAATACCAGCTGAATTTTTCCGCTTGAGATTAATATCATTGCTTCTGATACATCTTTTTTTGATGCGTCTTTTTGCAAAGTAACCCAACCTTTAGAGGTAAGCTCTTTAATAGACACCTCAGCAAGACTTAAATTATTCTCTTTTAGATATTCCTGCAGTCTTTTGTTCTGCATTGCTCTTTTTCTAATAGTGTTTAAGCTCATTTTTGTCCTCCTTTTAATAATGCGTTGCTTGATGTAGCCATATATCTTTGAATGGTGTCTAATTTGTCAGCTGTAAGGTCTAAAAGTGCAAATACCTTTCTTAAATCCTCCTGAGCTTCCTCGTCTTCCTCTAAGTGTCCGTTTAGGAATTTATTGGATAAAAAACTGTCTATTGCTTCAATTAAAGCTCTTGCATTATCTAACTCCTCATCTGCTTCACTCATAAAATGAATTACATCGCTTACTGAATAGCCTTTATATACACCTCCATTAAAGAAGTTTGCCTTTTTATATTCAAGGCTTACCAGCTGCTCCTCACCTCTACCTGTTACTGCTATTGCTTCACCTGCTTTTAGTGGAATAAGTTTTGCTAAATTCATTTAATTACTCCTTATGTTATAATTTCATTGCTAAGTTCATTTGATTACTCGGAGGCTTTTTTAGCCTCTATCTTTGCTTTAATCTCATCTTTTAACTGTAATAACCTGTTTTTCACCTCATCGCCTTGTGCTAATATGTAACCCTGATTATTGCCTACACCGATATAAACATTCTCAACCGCATTAAATCCGGTAACCTTTCTAATTTCGTTGATAATATTCCCAACCCTGCTTAAAGAGCAGTTATTTTTAATCTGACTGATAACTTCACCTTTTAAGAGTTTATCTATACAGTTTAAAACTCTCTCATTGCTTAATAAATCCCATCTAACGGGTGTTTTATAACCTTTTGGGGCAATATATGCTTTTTTCATTTATAGCCCTGCTGCTGTCTCTATTTTATGCTCTTCTAACCATCTCTCTATATCTGTCCTTTTGTATCTCACATATTTGCCTATCTTGCTGTAAGGTATGCGTCTTTCCATTCTCATACGATTTTGTGCATTTATGCTGATGCCGTATTCTTTTTCCAGTTCGTCAGGTGTTAGCCATTCTTTTTTAACCATATCCCTTAATGCTGCAGCCATAAGACTTTGTAACTCTGCTTCACTTAATTGGCTGAGTAGCTCTGTTTTGTTCATTTCGTCCCCTTTCGTTGTTGGAATGTTTTTTGCTATCATTAGAAAAAACAATAATATGATGTATCATATACATCATTTGATGTAATTATAACATCAATTAATGTAAAAAATCAATTAAAAAGGTTCTATAAATGAAAAAAAATGAATTTTTAAAAAATATTAGAAAAAAATATAATATGAGCCAAAAAAAGTTTGCTGAATATTTAGATATAAGCAAATCGTTAATAGAAAAAGTTGAAATGGGTAAAATACCAGCTACTTCAGAAAATAAATATGTAAAAGCTGTATGTGCTTTAGAAGGCTTAGATAATGAAATTTTTAAATATGATGAAATAACTAAAGATATATTAGAAGAGTATGAATTAATAGAATTTTCAAAAAAATTTAGAAAATTTCTATATTTTTATTATGGAGATTTTTGGAATGAAAAAATTAATAAAGATATATATGAAAAATTAAAAAATACAATAAAAGAATTATTTACTATAAAAAATAAAGAAACAGACCAAATTCCTAATTGTAGTTATGAAACTGAATCTTTTATTGAAGAAATATTGCAATTAATAAAAAAAAGAAAGAAATTTGAAGTTATAGATAAAAAATTAATAGGGGTTTTAATAGATGATTGTGAGTACTATTTTCCTATTATAGGTAAAATTCTTTTGTTAATAATGTTGAAAAAATCTTATAGCATTTATTTTGTTATTTCCGACTTTTTAATAAAAGAAGAATTACAAAGTTTTTTTAATTGTAATAATTGTATAAATTTTGCTGTTTTTACACAAAATAAAGAATTAAATATTAATAGTTTAGATTTTACGAGTTTAAGAAAAGAAATTCAAGAATTAGAGAAAAAAGGAATTGCATTTACGATCGAAAATATAAAAAAGTTTAAACAAATTGTATCTTTGAAAACAATTAAACCTTTAACAATGGAGATGAATAAAGTAAGTATAAAACAAATAGTGAATAATGTAATAAATGATTTATCTATTGACCCAAAAGACCAAAAAATCCTTGAATTACTCCACTATGCCCCGCCTGCATTTAAGGATAAGATTATAGAGAAGTTAGAGAAATTCAGAGATGAGGTGGAAGGGTTTTAACATATGATATATGTTATAATTTTAATACAAAATTAAAAGAAGGAAAAAATGGAAACATTTTATGTTGACCCAAAAGAAATAGCAAAAAACTATGGAATTGATGTTGAGCCTATTAAACCTAAAGTTAATATGAATGGTGGAATATTAGCAGATATTGAATTTATTCCTGATGATTTATGTGGCTATATTGAAAAGGATAAAAATAATAAAATTACTATTTATTATAACCCAGACCATCACGAAAATAGACAGAGATTTACCATAGCTCACGAATTAGCTCATTTCTTATTGGGTCATTTAGATGAAAGTCAAAAAGAATATAGGGATTATAAAGACAACTTTAAAACTGATACTTATAATCCAAAAGAGGTAGCGGCTAATAGATTGGCTGCTAAAATACTAATGCCTGAGGATAAACTTCATTTTCTAATTTATAAAAAAGGTATTACTTCAATTAAAGAATTAGCAAGAATTATGAAAGTTTCCGAAGTTGCTATGAAATATAGACTTCAAAATTTAGGGTGGATAAGTAAATGAGTGAAGATTTAGCTGGAGGAAATATTACTCTCACTGAAGACGAAAAATTTACCTTAGAACTTGAAAACGAAAAAGATAAAAAACATTATAGAAAACTAATTTTTTATATTTTAGGCGGTATGGTAATATTAATGTTTTTAGTTTCTTTTACGGCTACATATTGGTATATTTATAATCTCCACGATTTAATTATTCATAATGCTAAACAAACTACTTATACAGGTATTGTAATATTGCTTTCACTCACTCTAATGATACCTACAGTGTTATCTCTTGCAATCTTAAGATTTTTATTTGGTAATAATGACCAAAAAGATGAAAAGAATGTTCCATCTATTATTTTTAATATTGGAAAAGAATTAAAAGAAACATTAATAGCAATTATGGATAAAAAAAATTAATATTTCTTTTTTTAGAATAAGCAATAATAAGGTTTATAGTTTTTTTGATTTCAGGAGAGACATTTTCTATTAATAATTTATCTTTAATGTAATTAGTTCCAAATGCCCTTACAAAAATACCAAATATTTCATCTAAAAAAGCTTGAGTAGCTAATTCAATGTCTTCAAAATCTAAAATAACTTTTTCTTTTTTATCTAAGATGGGTTTAATTTTTTCTCTTATTAATCTGCCTTTATGTCTGCTTCCTAATTCATTGCAGCCTAAAAAGTCTTTTAATACTATTCTCTCCATTTTTTATCCTTAAATAAAATATGCTATTATTGATTTTAATTACTTGCTAAGGTATAATTCAATTATATCGTTTACCCTTTATAAGGGTTTTCTCACTCGTTTACCCCTGCTGGGGTTTCAGTATTAATCTTTTTGCCTGCTGAGGTATTACCTCATCTCCTAATAATTAAAATATGCTTTTAAAACGCTTTTTAACAATCCTCACAGCTCGATAAAACATTTTCAAGTATATTTATACCCTGAAAAGAAAAGCAGGGCTTATATCGGTTTCTTTTGCATTTAGTCGGATATTATGTTAACTAACTCTTTATTTGCTGCAGCGGTTGATGAATGATAATTAATACTCACATACTTGTTTATCGTTGTAGCATTCTTATGACCCAATACACCGCTCACTATTGATGTCGGAATGCCTTTTTCTATTAAGGCAGAGGCTAATATATGGCGGCAGTAATGCAGACTAAATTCAGGCATATTCAAGTGCTTTTTAAGCCTGTCAACCTGTCTGTCTGGTTTTTTTAGATGTTCTTCAGGGTTTGTAAAGCTGAAGAATACCCAGCCTTTCCTTTTTACTCCAAGCTCAAGCAGGGCATCTTTTATAAGCGGGGGCAGGTCATAGCGTTGGTTCTCATTCGGTTTTGCGTCAGCTATCCAGTAATAGCTGTTTCCCAAGTCAATATTTTCCCATCTGAGTTTCAATATTTCGCTTTTTCTTCTTCCACTAAGTGCAAATAGAAAAAAAGCTCTGTAATAAGGGTCGTCTGCGTATAGTCCCATAATAGCGTTAAATATTCTTTTTAGTTTCTCCTGTGCGTTTGTAACTATCTTTTTGGTATCTTTCTGCTTAATGTGAATTTCTGCAGCAGGGTTATCTTTTAGCAGTCTGTTTTTTATTGCAAAATCAAACATAGGGCGTAAGATTACCAAGACTTTGTTTTGGGTATTAGCAGATAAGCCCCTGTCTTTCATTTTTGATATAATTCTTCCGATGTGTAGAGGCTTGATGTCTTT encodes the following:
- a CDS encoding TRAP transporter substrate-binding protein; translated protein: MKLLKGLLSAALIASLATAADYVIKFSHVVSPNTPKGKAADYFAKRVEELSHGKIKVEVYPNAQLCGDKVVLRKMKFNAVQMAAPSFSKFTGLVPQLALFDLPFLFKDENHLHKVLDGEVGKKLLDMVTKKGYVALGYWDNGFKQISDSKRPLIKPEDCKGLKFRVMSSKVLIEQFRALGAIPVVLPFSEVYSALQQGVVDGQENTISNIYTKKFYEVQRYMTLSNHGYLGYMVVVSKAFWKKLPDNLKKVVKEAFKEATAKERIWAKELNNDQLAKIKEYAKRTGKLEIDTLTPEQRKAWETKLRSIYPKFYDTIGKDLIEKAIKAGE
- a CDS encoding type II toxin-antitoxin system YafQ family toxin — translated: MLTLKRHKQFIKDFNKIKITDTQFQKFINYISLLLNNKELPAEARDHFLTGEWSDTREFHVGGDLLVIYIKTDKDLILIRIGTHSQLFK
- a CDS encoding type II toxin-antitoxin system RelB/DinJ family antitoxin, producing MKTQTSIRIEKEYFQQAKEILKNLGLSYSEAVNIFTAMIVKHKGLPFEVKIPNETTQKAIKEARAGKNVENISLDELKRMNNANS
- a CDS encoding phage antirepressor, yielding MNLQTFNGEFGAVRVTKDERGEIWFALVDVCRALDIKNPRQAKTRLKEKGVITTDTLTNGGIQKITFINEPNLYRLILQSRKKEAIKFQDWVTEEVLPAIRKTGMYATAETLQQMLADPRNAIKILEAYAQEQEKRKALEQKVNILTHTGKTYTATEIAKELGFKSAIELNKKLQEKGIQYKVNKSWVLSAKYADLGYTSLKQKILPNGAVIYDRHWTQKGREFLLELFSKDNSTKNLALPANNNQLTNSTQAG
- a CDS encoding helix-turn-helix domain-containing protein, with amino-acid sequence MNKTELLSQLSEAELQSLMAAALRDMVKKEWLTPDELEKEYGISINAQNRMRMERRIPYSKIGKYVRYKRTDIERWLEEHKIETAAGL
- a CDS encoding helix-turn-helix domain-containing protein, which produces MKKNEFLKNIRKKYNMSQKKFAEYLDISKSLIEKVEMGKIPATSENKYVKAVCALEGLDNEIFKYDEITKDILEEYELIEFSKKFRKFLYFYYGDFWNEKINKDIYEKLKNTIKELFTIKNKETDQIPNCSYETESFIEEILQLIKKRKKFEVIDKKLIGVLIDDCEYYFPIIGKILLLIMLKKSYSIYFVISDFLIKEELQSFFNCNNCINFAVFTQNKELNINSLDFTSLRKEIQELEKKGIAFTIENIKKFKQIVSLKTIKPLTMEMNKVSIKQIVNNVINDLSIDPKDQKILELLHYAPPAFKDKIIEKLEKFRDEVEGF
- a CDS encoding ImmA/IrrE family metallo-endopeptidase produces the protein METFYVDPKEIAKNYGIDVEPIKPKVNMNGGILADIEFIPDDLCGYIEKDKNNKITIYYNPDHHENRQRFTIAHELAHFLLGHLDESQKEYRDYKDNFKTDTYNPKEVAANRLAAKILMPEDKLHFLIYKKGITSIKELARIMKVSEVAMKYRLQNLGWISK
- a CDS encoding STAS-like domain-containing protein, giving the protein MERIVLKDFLGCNELGSRHKGRLIREKIKPILDKKEKVILDFEDIELATQAFLDEIFGIFVRAFGTNYIKDKLLIENVSPEIKKTINLIIAYSKKRNINFFYP
- a CDS encoding tyrosine-type recombinase/integrase, coding for MAIKASDFEDIGLPNIKRHKKDKLKFLIQFKQEGKKIRKVITLQERPNWTLREYKKELMQILSELKNDVEAGYLQNEKMKVNDLFELFMENNQTSPAWDKKRKEIYNRYVKNEIGSKRLKDIKPLHIGRIISKMKDRGLSANTQNKVLVILRPMFDFAIKNRLLKDNPAAEIHIKQKDTKKIVTNAQEKLKRIFNAIMGLYADDPYYRAFFLFALSGRRKSEILKLRWENIDLGNSYYWIADAKPNENQRYDLPPLIKDALLELGVKRKGWVFFSFTNPEEHLKKPDRQVDRLKKHLNMPEFSLHYCRHILASALIEKGIPTSIVSGVLGHKNATTINKYVSINYHSSTAAANKELVNIISD